The Orcinus orca chromosome 20, mOrcOrc1.1, whole genome shotgun sequence region TAACTCGCCCAGAGAGGGCGGGGGCCGGTAGCCGCCCCGCCCCGCGGGGCGCCTTGGGCGGGTCTCAGCAGCGCCCACTGCGGCAGCCGGGCCGCATGTGCCGCCCATAACACACGGTGTCCCGCCTAAGCCGAAACGCGTCTGCCGTCGGTCGGTGAGTGTGTGCGCTTCGTCGGTCCGCGTGTGTCTGTCTGGTCGAGCACACTCTCCCTCTGCGGCCATGACTCCGCCGCCACCCCAGCCACCGCCCTCAGGCCCGAACCCCGCCGCAGACTCCGCTGCCGACCCCCGTCCCGGGCCTGGACCCCTGGTCGTACTGTTCGGGGCCACGGCGGGTGCGCTGGGGCAGGACCTGGGCTCCGACGAGACCGACTTAATCCTCCTAGTCTGGCAAGTGGTGGAGCCGCGGAGCCGCCAGGTAGGGTGGAAAGAGGGCGGTGGGATCTCCAGGGAGCTTCAGGATCCGAGGGGCGCAGCGGCTGATCGGTTTTCCCCGCCGCTCGCAGGTGGGGACATTGCATAAATCGCTGGTACGCGCCGAGGCGGCCGCGCTGAGCCCGCAGTGCCGCGAGGCGAGCGGCCTGAGCGCCGACAGCCTGGCGCGGGCCGAGCCGCTGGACAAGGTGCTGCAGCAGGTGAGCGCTGGGGCCGGGGTGAATGGAGGCCCGGCCGGGCTGCAGGGACATTTCTCGGCGGTAGAGGCGGCAGGAGGCGAGGCCTGGCGCACCACAACCAACTGGCCGGGGCGGTAGGACGGGTTCCTGTTGTTTGAAACTTTCAGGGACtcccgtgtgtgcgtgtgtccgCGTGTGCCGGCCATTCCTAGGGGGGCGTCTTTTCAGACTTTCCAGTGGTCCACTCCTACTGAGGGGGTGGAGATGGAGGCTGCGAGACCCCTCCCAGAGTCCCCGGCCTGCGGGAGAGCTAGACTGAGACGCCTCTGGGGACCTGCCCGGCCAGGTCTCTCAGAACAGCAGCCGGAAGCTGAAAGGGCCGAGGGGCCCAGACTTGGCCATAGGTCACGGTCCCTGCTGCCTGCGTCCTCGGCCCACCCATCCGCCAGGAAGACGCTGGAGCAGGGGCGTAGGGCGGTTTCTGCCCAGGAGGCAGGCGCCGCCAGGTGTAAGCTGCTCGTCCAGGCCTGTCTCGGCCGGCTGGCCAGGCGTGGGCGCTGTCCGGACCCCGCCTGGAGGCTACCTGCCTCCTGAGTGCAAAGGCCTGGGGTGCCTCCCGGCCCTGGCTGAAGTGGGAGTCGGTTCCCTTTGCTGTTTTTCTTATCTTCATTACTGGGCTCACCCTGTGCCTGACTCTTGAGTGGAATGAGTGAAAGTGCTTTACTAGCACAAGTTCTTTCATCGTCCAACAACTCTGGTGGTtcctgatgaggaaacaggcacagattGTAAAGCTGGGGTTAGAAGAGGTTCTTGGGCCTGTGGTTTGTGCTTGTACCAGTTCTCCAGCAGGGgtagaggatgggggaggggcaaggcaGCTTTCCGCCCCCTCTATGAGCAAACAACTCAGTGCCAGCCGGTCGATAAGATCTGGGTCAAAGCTCATGCTGCCCCTGGCGTCCAGGTGTGGAGCTCTGTCAGTTCTGTCCTTGGAGTTTCTCTGCCCCTCAGTTGGTCAGACCTAGGGGCGGGGCTGCCATTGACCATGAGCAGGCCGGGCCTCAGGCAGGACTGGGCCTCCCCCACCTGAGGGTGGTGCCTGGTCAGGGACAGGTTTAACCTGCTTTGCCCCGCCCTTTCCCACCTGGCTTGTCCTACTCCACCAGGTGTTTGCTCTGGCCCCATTCCAGACTCCTGGAGTGTGTGTGATGGGGGCTTGGGTGATATGTGACTGCTCCCATTTGGCCTGGAGAAGGTGACAGTGGACTGGGGGAGAAGGAGGACACAGAGCCAGGCCCAACAGGCATAGCCACCTCCTCCCCAGGCAGGGTAGGGCTGAACATCTGGCTGAACCAGCTTTGCAAGCCTgcgccctccctccccctgcccgccTAGCTGTgagtccctctgtctctctccgcTCCCTATTCCTAGTTCTCACAGCTGGTGAGCGGGGATGTGGCTTTGCTGGGCGGGGGCCCCTACACGCTCTGCACTGATGGGCAGCAGCTGCTGCGACAGGTCCTGCACCCTGAGGCCTCCAGGAAGGTATGCCACCACTGAGGGCACAACAGGGGGTAGGGTTCCTAGGACCCCTCTTGTCacgggggtgggcagggcagctCAGTTTCCCCCATTCATCCCCATTCCCATGTGCCCCCAGAACCTGGCGCTCCCCGACACCTTCTTCTCCTTCTACGACCTCCGCAGAGAGTTCCACGTGCAGCACCCGAGCACCCACCCTGCCAGGGACCTCACTGTGGCCACCATGGCACAGGGTATCTGTGACCTAGCAGGATTACGGTGGAGGGGCGGCTGTAGGCTGAATGTCTCTGAGTATGTGCATGCTGGTGGGTTGAATGAACACATGCAAGTTTACATTACCTGCTGAGTCCCTGACTGCATGTCTCTGTGCCTGTGCACATTTGGAATGTGGGCATATGTCTACATATGTCTGGGCTGGGGATCTTTAAGAGGATCCATGAGCTGGGCCAAAACAAATGTGTTTGCCAGGATTCTGCATGTGTCTGTGTAGGGGACTTGAACCTCGGTGGGACATGCTAGTTGCCCTCTCATGCTGGGATTTCCTCACTGTGAGTTCTCTGCTCATAGACTTGGGGCTGGAGACGGATGCCACAGAGGACGATTTTGGGGTGTGGGAAGTGAAGACAATGGTAGCTGTCATCCTCCACCTGCTTGATGGACCCAGCGGTAAGGTTCCTCTCACCACCTTTCACCTGTTCTCAGGGCTGGGTGACTGCCTGCCTATTACTTCCTCCAAGTTCCCCTCCCCATTTTTCACCTCTGAGAGACCACAGGTGAAAGCCCCTTTGTTACCTCCTCATCCCCCTCAACTGTCCTCTTTTTGCAGCGCTTGGTGGGGAGACCCCCCTCCACCAGACCCTGCTGACCCCCATGCCATCTCCTCTCAGGTCAACTGTTTTCGAAGCCCGAAGTGGTAAAGCAGAAATATGAGACAGGGCCTTGGTGAGTgagggggcagggttgggggtgaCACCAGCTGGACAGCTCTGACTGAGCCCCGCCCCACAGCAGCAAGGCCGACGTGGTGGACAGCGAGACTGTGGTTCGGGCTCGTGGGCTGCCCTGGCAGTCATCAGACCAGGACGTGGCTAGGTTCTTCACAGGGCTCAATATTGCCAGGTGGGTACAGCAGCACGGGTGGACCCAGGAGGGCAGGCCTACCCAGGAGGCACTAACGCAGTACTGGCTCCACAGGGGTGGTGTAGCACTGTGCCTCAATGCCCAGGGCCGCAGAAATGGTGAGGCCCTCATCCGTTTTGTGGACAGCGAGCAGCGGGACCTAGCACTGCAGAGACACAAGCACCACATGGGTGTCCGCTATATTGAGGTGGGGCCCTGGGCTTGGGAGCGGAGCAGGGCAGAGCTGAGGCCAGGCAAGCATGAAACTCATGGGCTGTTCCCACAGGTATATAAAGCAACAGGAGAGGAGTTTGTAAAGATCGCAGGGGGTGAGTGTGCTCCCAACAGCATCTAGATCCCCCTGGTTCTTGATCCATGTCCTGCTTCCCCGACGCCCCTTGCCTTTCTGCTCCCATGTGTGCTAGGTGTGGGTGGGTATTTGGAAGGGCACAAATGAAGTCAGTAGGTGACTCCCACGCCCCCCACCAAGGCACTTCACTAGAGGTGGCTCGTTTCCTGTCACGGGAAGACCAAGTGATCCTGCGGCTGCGGGGACTTCCCTTCTCGGCTGGGCCAGCAGATGTGCTAGGCTTCCTGGGGCCAGAGTGCCCAGTGACTGGGGGTGCCGATGGGCTGCTCTTTGTGCGCCACCCTGACGGCCGGCCCACTGGTGATGCCTTTGCCCTCTTCGCCTGTGAGGAGCTGGCACAGGCTGCATTACGCAGGCATAAGGGCACGCTGGGTAAGCGATACATTGAACTCTTCCGGAGCACTGCAGCCGAGGTGCAGCAGGTGAGCCACCCAGGGCTCCCCCTACCCCCGTGTGCTTCTCCAGGGTGTCCCTTCCATGCCCTCCTTGGCCCTGCCCTACTTGGCATAACCAGCCTGCTGCTTCCTTCCTTACTAGGTCCTGAACCGCTATGCCTCCAGCCCACTCCTTCCCACACTGACTGCTCCACTGCTGCCTATCCCCTTCCCACTGGCAGCTGGGACCGGGAGAGACTGTGTACGCCTTCGAGGCCTGCCCTACACAGCCACCATCGAAGACATCCTAAGCTTTCTGGGGGAGGCAGCGGCTGACATTCGGCCCCATGGTGTGCACATGGTACTCAACCAGCAGGTAAAGCTGCGTCCAGTGGGGGAACACACTTAGTTACAGAGGGGTGTGTGATTGGAAGGCATTTTTGTACACGACAGACTGCTTACAAGATGGTGTGCACAGGGCCGGCCGTCGGGTGATGCCTTCATCCAGATGACATCAGCAGAGCGGGCCCTAGCTGCTGCTCAGCGTTGCCATAAGAAAGCAATGAAGGAACGCTATGTGGAGGTGGTCCCCTGCTCCACAGAGGAGATGAGCCATGTCCTGATGGGGGGCACCTTGGGCCGCAGTGGCATGTCCCCTCCACCCTGCAAGCTGCCCTGTGAGTGTCCCAGGGGGCTGGGGAAGAAGGAGGCATGTGGGGGCCAGGATGTTATAACCCTCACTTTCTACGGTGGGGACTCCCTTCTGGCTGCCCCACCCAGGGCAGTGCTGGGCTCCCTGCAGATACGCTCTCTACTTCTGCCTCTAGGCCTCTCACCGCCCACCTACGCCACCTTCCAGGCCACCCCAACACTCATTCCCACTGAGACAGCAGCTCTGTATCCCTCTTCAGCACTGCTCCCAGCCGCCAGGGTGCCCGCTGCCCCCACCCCGGTTGCCTACTACCCAGGGCCAGCCACTCAACTCTACATGAACTACACAGCTTACTACCCCAGGTACCCTGCTGCTAAGATTACTTCACAGTCTTGCCCCCTTGTCCTGGTTTGGGGGAGGATCATGATCCCCTTCCTGGGCCAAATAACTCAAGGTCTGCTGGAACTTCGACTTTACTCTGAGACGACAAGGGAGTGACAGATGTGGGCTGCCTGATGCCATCTACAAACTAGAACAGAGATGACTCTGTAGAGACAGGGGTATTAGGGAGGAGGAAATGAACCAAACACAAGGCAGAGGCAAGGGAAGAGGCAGGTAGGTCTTGGTCTAGGCCACAGGTGGCACTGCACTACTAAATCCCTGCCTTTCCTACCCTAGCCCCCCAGTCTCCCCCACCACTGTGGGCTACCTCACCACGCCCCCTGCTGCCCTGGCCTCTGCTCCCACCTCAGTGTTGTCCCAGCCAGGAGCCCTGGTCCGTATGCAGGGTGTCCCATACACAGCTGGTATGAAGGATCTGCTCAGCATCTTCCAGGCCTACCAGGTGAGGTGTGGCTGGAGGGCTTGGGAACCTGGCTGAGCCTGGAGCTCCCTGCCTAAATAATCTGTCACTTCTGCAGCTAGCCCCTGATGACTACACCAGTCTGATGCCTGTTGGTGACCCACCTCGCACTGTGCTACAGGCCCCCAAAGAATGGGTGTGTTTGTAGGTGAGGGAGCCAGGAGGTAAGAGCTGGCTGATGTCCTCAGCTAACAGGACTCTCCTGCATCCAGAGAACCAGCGCCCTCAACCTGGTTGGTAGCTTCTTTCTGGCTTGTCAAAATTCTCAGAAAGCCCCCAGAGGAGCTCAAGCCCCAGCTCCATCCCCCCTACTTATTACTCTGCGTGTTCATCCCAAAGATGATGGCTGGACCCTGaatgcagggctgggggtggaatGTCACCACCCTGCTCCCAGTGGTCTGATCTGGGCCTCTTAAGTAGCAGAGAGCCTTTGTTCTGTTTTGGCTATGGTCCATGCCTACAGATTCCATAGGGCTGATGTCCATAGCaggcttgctttctttttaaaaaatgtaaaccctGGTGCCTTCAGCGTATGACTCCAGGGGGCTTCTGAGTAAAGATCCCAATGTTCTACCTTCCCCTGTCCCTTCTGGTGGGGGGCAGAGAGCGCTGGCCCCAGTCCCCAGGATACTGACCTCCATGGTCACATTGCACCAGGGGTGGTCCCACCTAAGGATGCTAGCCCCCCTCTAGCTTGACACAAAGAATAACAGATGGCAAAAATCACAGGCTGTTTTGATGGACTGCATTGCAATATCCTCAGAGGACAATAGGGGGCAGGAGGCCCTCACACAAAAACTCAGGCTTGACTTTTAAAGGGACTTCTGCCTACTTTTCATGCACACCTTGGGCAGGTCAGTTGTCCTGAACTCAGCAGACACCTTGGAATGTCCTTTGCACCCATTAGAGGGTGCTGAACTGAAGCTTCGGAAGGAATTTGGAACTCTACCCTCTCCTCCGTAAAATAAACAAAGGTTCCCAACCAAGTGGACTTTTTAAAAGCCAAAGTGCCCTTCACTTTGGCACAGAGTGAGGGGCTCCACACCAGCCCTATGCAGAGGAACACTCAGGCAGATTTCAAGGAGACTGTTGACCTGTCACCGTTTATTATTTCAGCACTGTAACTGAGGAGCCTGAATTGCTGGCTCTTCTTCCCTTTGTATTTGTGTAAGGAGCACTGTACTCctataaaaggttttaaaatacaaaatgtacAAGAAAACACAATGTCAAGTGCTGTAAACATAACTGAGAATCAGTTCCTTAATTGAACATCatccattttataaaatacaagGTTTCAACTTGAACCCATCTGAACCTTACAGATGACCATCTGTTCTGATTATCAAAAACAGGGCTTTACAGCCAGACTCAGCAGAGCTCTGGTGATAGTGGCTAACCCTGGGCAGGGGTGGGTTGCACCCCGGGCAGCAGCACCACACTTGAACCCAAAAACATCTGTTCCTAGCTGTTTTCAGCCACGTTTCTCTGTGCATCTCCAGTAAGCAGAAGGCTGCTCATCCCATTCCTCAACCCAAGATATAGCATGGGttggagggggaaggggtgggtccTAGCACATGCCCAGTTGCTCAGTGCTGTTACTAGAAATCAATTTGCATAGTCCAATGGATGTGTGCTGTAACACCACTATGTTGCACAAAAATTAAGGTATTTAtctacaaaaccaaaaaatactgTCTTTTACACCAAAGCTTTTACAAAGCTGATACAAAACTGCTTACATAGTATACAaagctctattttaaaatttaatttttattttaaataggaaaGAGCATTTCTAGTGCTACAGGCATCAAGGTATTTAAAAGGCATCAAAATTTGGTGCATAGCAACTCTGTATCATAGAGGCTTTTATTCTTGAGGGCAGCAGAGCAACCCCCAAAGGGTCTTGCAAGGGAAGCTCTTGCAAGAACCCCATGTGAGGCAGCTACACCAGGGACAAGAGGGTGGAGGCAAGTCTGGCCAACTCTCTGGAACTTCATCTAAAGGCGGCCAGCCACCGCAAACCCTCCAAAGGAAACTCTGGGCTTCCAACCACAGGCCCTGAAGCAAATCTCACTATCCACACTGTGACACAAAACTCACTTTCAAAGAAAATGTGACAACACCAGGCTCCAAGAAGGACTAGAGTGATTTGCTGAAGTACAAGCATTTTTTTCTAACTAATTTTAGGGAGAAATCTAAAACATCAtggattaaagggaaaaaaaaaaaaaaaaaaaaggaccttacTTCCTCATCCTGGTTCAATAGCTCCTAACTGGTTGACTAGAGGTGGTAGGCAATGAGCTGGCTCCCTCCACCCAGGCCTCACTTGGCCTCAGTAGACAGTCCTGGCATCTAGGACCCACAATCCCCTGCAATAATAGCATCAAGCCTTTGACCAGCCCAGCACACTGTCTCACATGTAGGCACTCAGAAAATTTGCTTCCTGAATAAAAGTacatttcatttgaaaacataCTGCAAACTTCAGGGGTGTTGAAATAGGCCCAAGCCTTGGAACAGGAAACTAATCCCATTAAGGGGAGGGGTAAGGGCAAGGTTTGAAAAGAGCACCCAAGTCGGGCACCTCCTTTGGTAGACAGCAGGCTGGAGTTTCTTGCTGGCCCCGCCTTGGGCACCAGCCTTACCAGCAGCACCACCAGGACATCTTTGGTGTGGAGGGTCAGGTTTAGAATGCTATCTCAGTTTTGGAATTGCCTCAAAGCCTTTTAGAAAAAGGCTGTTTTTTAGGCCATGCAGATGGGAGGGTAGGCCAGAATCATTTTAGGCTGTAAACAGAATGAGGGAAAAGCCTTCCATGCCAGTGTAAATCTTAAATGCGTCCCATCTGGAATCCTGAATGTTCTCTGTTCCTGTCTTGAAGCATAGCTCATTTGTACTTAGCTTCTGACACAGCCTGGCCTCTAGAGAAGCTAGAAGCAGCAAATTTGCCTAAACAAATCATCACAAGATTGTGGCAGCCAAATGCAGATGCTTCCACTTGGAAAAGGTCTGGGACCAGAGGACACAAAAGGGAAGAGTACTCCACAGTCTACCTGTATGTAGGATGGCAGGAAATTAAAGCTACCAAGCTAAGAAACCCCACCTTTCAAAGTTCCCTTACATGTAGTTATCTTACCCAAGGCCctgaggaaaaaaagcaatttcaACATGGAGACAGCATGGAGAGATTGCAGGAAGATTACCTAGAAAGTTACAAAAATGCTATGCTCTGGAATGTCATTGTATATTCCAACACTTCAATGATTGGAATGGTGTCATTTTATCTAACAGTTTACTTTTATAAAGAGGTATGAGCTACATTTGGCTTTACTTCCTATGAATCTATGAAAGGCTTCAGGACACATGCTGAGTTTCCGAGGCATAGGTGTGGGCTTgggggaataatttttttttaatgtttgcctcTGGAAGGTTTTATCAAAagtttctactttaaaaatatcaaagctAAAGAGTCCTTCAAATGACAATAAAGCAGTACAAATCACCAATCCTAGCTAAGCAACCAGATCACCTGCAAAAGCAGCACCTCTGAAATGGAGAGCCTGCTGCATTCACACTCAAAGCACCCATCATATAAAAGTAtcctatttaaatataaaaagcaaagctCATTTCCCCAAAGATCAGACAGCCTGTGCTGCTCCTGTTCTTTTACAAAATCTACACAAGGCCTGAGTTGGAGGAATGCTGCTTTCCCCACATATGGTGATCCCAACTCCTGGCTCCATCCTGAAGGTTGCAGAGTTGGAAGCCCAAGGTCCAAagagagaaacatgctgagaagTACATGATGGTGGACACAAGGCTGCAGTGAACGCTGTTAGAGCCCGTCGGATCTTCCTAAATCCAGGGAATCAGGACCTGGGAGGGGAGCCTGCCTGCTCGCCCCTGTTCCTTGGGAAACAGAAATCTGGGACATGTCTCTCCCAATTACCTCGTTCACTGAAAAACAAGAAAGGGAAGAGTGATTAGTGACCTCTGTGTGACTGACCATATGATGCTCAATGCCAAGCACTATTTCaaagacattttttccctttccattgcTTTCTATAAAGATAAAGGCAGTGCTTGAAGTCTGCTCTTGAACTGGATGGCAACATCACTCCAAAAGTTGttccagaccccccccccccacctttcagTTCAATTTTGTTTGGGAAGGGGAATGGCTGAAGGAAATGGTAAACGTTCTTACCCTCACTCTAAAGGCTCTTGCTCTAGCAGAGGATAGGATACTTTTGAAATGTGTTCACCTTAATCTAACTTTTccttaatttcatccttttaggAGGGTTTTCCCTTTCTGATTCCTGCACTGCACCTGTatataaagtaaatgaaaataagtgCTTTGATGAGAgtaaaccactgagatttgggggttattTTGTTACCCTATGCTAATGCAAACATCCTTTATCATGTGGGGgcatttgtattatttctgatCCTTTCAGAACAGGCTCTTGATTTTGTTGGTTTCTATGATGTGCCAAGCACCTCAGGAAGCACCACAGTCTTCTGTGAGGTCCAGTGCAAAGAGTTTTAATCTTAAGGAGCCAACATAGACGGGAACACCCCAAATAAGAAACTTTAGTTCTCTCACCATGAGAACTCTTTGCTTTGAAATGAAAATTCTTTGCTTTATCAACTAAAGATTCTATtctaattccactcctaggcatatactcAAGAGAACTGAACACATACATCCATATAAAAACTTGTACTCAAATGTTCAtaccagcattattcataatagctccaaagtggaaataacccaaacgtctaccattaatgaatgaataagcaaaatgtggtctattccacaaaatgaaatattattcagacttaaaaaaagaatgaagttctaatacatgctacaacatggatgaaccttgaaaacatgctaagtgaaagaagccaaacacaaaacatcatatattgtttgattccatttatataaaatggccagaactgacagaaaataaatagatgGTTGCCAGGAGTaatgggaaggaaggaatggggagtgactgctcaggggtatggggtttctttctggagtaatgaaaatgtgtaaaaattaGATACtgatgatgattgcacaactctatgaatatactaaaaaaccaatgaaCTGTGTATTTTCAAGGATGAATTTTATAGtaatgaattatatctcaatacagctgttataaacaaaaatagaccaagacaaaaaaaaatctctataatTAGCATTTGAAGTGATCATAGAGCAAAGGAGACACTAATGATTGTTTAAGAAATCTtcaaggacttctctggtggtgcagttgttaagaatccgcctgccaatgcaggggacacaggttcaagccctggtccgggaagatcccacatgccgcggagcaactaagcctgtgtgccacaacgactgagcctgcactctagagcccgcgagccacaactactgagcctacgtgccacaactactgaagcccgcgtgcctaaagcccgtgctccacaacaaaagaagccaccacaatgagaagcccatgcactgcaacgaagagtagcccccacttgccgtaaCTAGAGAGAAAGCAcacgtgcagcaacagagacccaacgcagccaaaaaaaagaaaaaaagaaaagattaaaaaaaggaaaagaggacttccctggtggcacagtggttaagaatctgcctgccaatgcaggggacacaggttcgggccctggtccgggaagatcccacacgccgtggagcaactaagcctgtgtcccacaactactgagcctacactctagagcccacgtgccacaactactgagcctgtgtgccacaactactgaagcccacgtgcctagagcctatgctccgcaacaagagaagccaccacagtgagaagcctgtccaccgcaacgaagagtagcccccactcgccacaactagataaagcctgtgcagcaacgaagacccagcgcagccaaaaataaataaattttaaaaaaagaaaagaaatagcttcaaacccctttaaaaaaatcttcaaatattaacatctaatcttttttttaaattaattaattagttaattttttgggctgtgttgggtcttcacttctgtgcgagggctttctctagttgcggcgagcgggggttactcttcatcgcggtgtgcgggcctctcactgtcgcggcctctcttgtcgcggagcacaggctccagacgcgcaggctcagtagctgtggctcacgggcccagttgctccgcggcatgtgggatcttcctggaccagggctcgaacccgtgtcccctgaactggcaggcagaatctcaaccactgcgccaccagggaagccccccatccaATCTTTTTATTGTTTAGGTAGTTAAGAAAAAATTCTTCAAACTCATATACTCATCATGGCTATAAGGAGAATGGAACTAACATTcgctccacaaatatttattgggtatcCATGGGTTAACTTTACAATCGAAATTTATATCTTATTTCAGTTAAATCTTCACATTATTTTAAGATCACTATTACCCCACTTTACATATCAGTTAACAGAGGCTTTGCCAGTTCACACAATTTTCTTAGTAAATGGTAGAATCAGTTTCAAAACACCTGTTCAACTTCTTGAAGGCCAAAAGAGTAGAAGAGCATGGAAATCATTTAGACAAAGATAATGCAAAGGACCTGGACAAATGTGGTGCTCACAGTGAGTGTGGTGATgataagaagagggaaagaggaaaggattGATTCGCCACTACCACCAACGTTTTAAGTCTAGGAAGAATAGTGCTGTCACTACTAGAAATAAGCTGAGGAGGAATATAGAGGAGGAAGGTGGTAGGTTAGGTCTGGAATTGGATTTGGAAATTAGAACATCCAAATGGAAAAATCCTATGGGTAAGGGACTACACTCAATGGTCAGAGCAAGAAGAGATGTATGTACCTTCTTACTAGAGACCTGGAAGTATGGGAGCAGTTTCATAGTTCCACTGAGGAGCAAAAGGCTGAAGAAAAAGTGGGAGTAGCCTGTGATCTGATGAGAAAATAGGACCTGGGAGAGCAAATATGTAAGCAAAGGAATGGCCTGGAAATTAGGTTTAGCTTGAATACAGGCTCTGCCACTAATTCCATGTGtgtccttggacaaattacttcatATATCTAAGACTCCCATTTCCTTAGCTATACAATGATGGTGTTAAACTAATAAGGTCTCTTTAACTGTAGAAGTCCGTGATTTGTCATCAGACAAATTTTCAAGTGGCAGTACTCAGAAGGGCAAAGAAGTGAAGGATAAAAAtttggcttgggcttccctggtggcgcagtggttgagagtccgtgtgccgaggcaggggacaagggtttgtgccccagtccaggaagatcccacatgccacggagcggctaggcccgtgagccatggccgctgagcctgcacgtctggcgcctgtgctccgcaacaggagaggccacaacagtgagaggcccgcgtaccgcaaaaaaaaaaaaaaaaaaaaaggaagtgggactagtaaagcaattatattccaataaagatgttaaaaaaaattttttttagggcttccctggtggcgcagtgattgggagtccgcctgccgatacagggggcgcgggttcgtgccccggtccgggaggatcctgcgtgccgcggagcggctgggcccgtgagccatggccgctgggcctgcgcgtccggagcctgtgctccgcaacgggagaggccgcagcagtgagaggccctcgtaccgaaaaaaaaaaaaaaaaaaaaaaatttttttttaaagtgaggcaAAGAAGTAGGAG contains the following coding sequences:
- the ESRP2 gene encoding epithelial splicing regulatory protein 2 isoform X1: MTPPPPQPPPSGPNPAADSAADPRPGPGPLVVLFGATAGALGQDLGSDETDLILLVWQVVEPRSRQVGTLHKSLVRAEAAALSPQCREASGLSADSLARAEPLDKVLQQFSQLVSGDVALLGGGPYTLCTDGQQLLRQVLHPEASRKNLALPDTFFSFYDLRREFHVQHPSTHPARDLTVATMAQDLGLETDATEDDFGVWEVKTMVAVILHLLDGPSGQLFSKPEVVKQKYETGPCSKADVVDSETVVRARGLPWQSSDQDVARFFTGLNIARGGVALCLNAQGRRNGEALIRFVDSEQRDLALQRHKHHMGVRYIEVYKATGEEFVKIAGGTSLEVARFLSREDQVILRLRGLPFSAGPADVLGFLGPECPVTGGADGLLFVRHPDGRPTGDAFALFACEELAQAALRRHKGTLGKRYIELFRSTAAEVQQVLNRYASSPLLPTLTAPLLPIPFPLAAGTGRDCVRLRGLPYTATIEDILSFLGEAAADIRPHGVHMVLNQQGRPSGDAFIQMTSAERALAAAQRCHKKAMKERYVEVVPCSTEEMSHVLMGGTLGRSGMSPPPCKLPCLSPPTYATFQATPTLIPTETAALYPSSALLPAARVPAAPTPVAYYPGPATQLYMNYTAYYPSPPVSPTTVGYLTTPPAALASAPTSVLSQPGALVRMQGVPYTAGMKDLLSIFQAYQLAPDDYTSLMPVGDPPRTVLQAPKEWVCL
- the ESRP2 gene encoding epithelial splicing regulatory protein 2 isoform X2, encoding MTPPPPQPPPSGPNPAADSAADPRPGPGPLVVLFGATAGALGQDLGSDETDLILLVWQVVEPRSRQVGTLHKSLVRAEAAALSPQCREASGLSADSLARAEPLDKVLQQFSQLVSGDVALLGGGPYTLCTDGQQLLRQVLHPEASRKNLALPDTFFSFYDLRREFHVQHPSTHPARDLTVATMAQDLGLETDATEDDFGVWEVKTMVAVILHLLDGPSGQLFSKPEVVKQKYETGPCKADVVDSETVVRARGLPWQSSDQDVARFFTGLNIARGGVALCLNAQGRRNGEALIRFVDSEQRDLALQRHKHHMGVRYIEVYKATGEEFVKIAGGTSLEVARFLSREDQVILRLRGLPFSAGPADVLGFLGPECPVTGGADGLLFVRHPDGRPTGDAFALFACEELAQAALRRHKGTLGKRYIELFRSTAAEVQQVLNRYASSPLLPTLTAPLLPIPFPLAAGTGRDCVRLRGLPYTATIEDILSFLGEAAADIRPHGVHMVLNQQGRPSGDAFIQMTSAERALAAAQRCHKKAMKERYVEVVPCSTEEMSHVLMGGTLGRSGMSPPPCKLPCLSPPTYATFQATPTLIPTETAALYPSSALLPAARVPAAPTPVAYYPGPATQLYMNYTAYYPSPPVSPTTVGYLTTPPAALASAPTSVLSQPGALVRMQGVPYTAGMKDLLSIFQAYQLAPDDYTSLMPVGDPPRTVLQAPKEWVCL
- the ESRP2 gene encoding epithelial splicing regulatory protein 2 isoform X3, whose product is MTPPPPQPPPSGPNPAADSAADPRPGPGPLVVLFGATAGALGQDLGSDETDLILLVWQVVEPRSRQVGTLHKSLVRAEAAALSPQCREASGLSADSLARAEPLDKVLQQFSQLVSGDVALLGGGPYTLCTDGQQLLRQVLHPEASRKNLALPDTFFSFYDLRREFHVQHPSTHPARDLTVATMAQDLGLETDATEDDFGVWEVKTMVAVILHLLDGPSGQLFSKPEVVKQKYETGPCSKADVVDSETVVRARGLPWQSSDQDVARFFTGLNIARGGVALCLNAQGRRNGEALIRFVDSEQRDLALQRHKHHMGVRYIEVYKATGEEFVKIAGGTSLEVARFLSREDQVILRLRGLPFSAGPADVLGFLGPECPVTGGADGLLFVRHPDGRPTGDAFALFACEELAQAALRRHKGTLGKRYIELFRSTAAEVQQVLNRYASSPLLPTLTAPLLPIPFPLAAGTGRDCVRLRGLPYTATIEDILSFLGEAAADIRPHGVHMVLNQQGRPSGDAFIQMTSAERALAAAQRCHKKAMKERYVEVVPCSTEEMSHVLMGGTLGRSGMSPPPCKLPSLLPAARVPAAPTPVAYYPGPATQLYMNYTAYYPSPPVSPTTVGYLTTPPAALASAPTSVLSQPGALVRMQGVPYTAGMKDLLSIFQAYQLAPDDYTSLMPVGDPPRTVLQAPKEWVCL